Proteins from a single region of Mytilus trossulus isolate FHL-02 chromosome 2, PNRI_Mtr1.1.1.hap1, whole genome shotgun sequence:
- the LOC134706435 gene encoding twist-related protein 2-like translates to MVLTDLTMIPQQCSNMDTMYVQGQIGIPMIKQEYAEDMTDHLEMDLSKMKKKSRKRTFSKTFDSVSEASSHENSNDSSSSCSGENSKKKKKGQSMEEINTQRCLANVRERQRTQSLNEAFSTLRTIIPTLPSDKLSKIQTLKLASRYIDFLYQVLRTDDNCDKNKSTSCSYVEDERLSYAFSVWRMEGAWALPGH, encoded by the coding sequence ATGGTATTAACAGACTTAACTATGATACCACAGCAGTGTAGCAATATGGATACAATGTACGTTCAGGGACAAATTGGAATACCCATGATCAAACAGGAATATGCCGAGGATATGACGGACCATTTAGAAATGGACTTatccaaaatgaaaaagaaatctCGAAAAAGAACCTTCAGCAAGACATTTGATTCTGTATCGGAGGCATCGTCACACGAAAACTCGAATGACAGTTCGTCTTCATGTAGTGGAGAAAACagcaagaaaaagaaaaaaggacaATCAATGGAAGAAATTAATACTCAAAGATGTTTAGCAAATGTTCGTGAAAGACAGAGGAcacaaagtttaaatgaagccTTCTCAACGCTACGAACCATTATTCCGACGTTACCCTCAGATAAACTCAGTAAAATCCAGACTCTAAAGTTAGCTTCCCGTTATATTGACTTTCTGTACCAAGTACTAAGAACTGATGACAATTGTGATAAAAATAAGTCTACCAGTTGTAGTTATGTAGAAGATGAGAGACTGAGTTATGCTTTCTCTGTGTGGAGGATGGAGGGAGCATGGGCCTTGCCGGGACACTGA